In Nyctibius grandis isolate bNycGra1 chromosome 28, bNycGra1.pri, whole genome shotgun sequence, a single genomic region encodes these proteins:
- the EPB41L1 gene encoding band 4.1-like protein 1 isoform X1: protein MTTETGPGSEVRNAQEEAPQQQLEAAVQDPTAAATNPTGRVAEASEKARAQPDARSMEPGSEMEEKDYSETDGLSDKTTPSKTQKSPQKTTKKMKSALCRVTLLDASEYECEVEKHARGQVLFDMVCEHLNLLEKDYFGLTFCDADSQKNWLDPSKEIKKQIRSGPWNFAFTVKFYPPDPAQLTEDITRYYLCLQLRADIITGRLPCSFVTHALLGSYAVQAELGDYDAEEHVANYVSELRFAPNQTRELEERIMELHKTYRGMTPGEAEIHFLENAKKLSMYGVDLHHAKDSEGIDIMLGVCANGLLIYRDRLRINRFAWPKILKISYKRSNFYIKIRPGEYEQFESTIGFKLPNHRSAKRLWKVCIEHHTFFRLVSPEPPPKGFLVMGSKFRYSGRTQAQTRQASALIDRPAPFFERSSSKRYTMSRSLDGEFSRPASVSENHDAGVEGEKRDEDGEFGSRRRSETEDEEVTTPTKIKELKFLDKPEDVLLKHQASINELKRTLKEPNSKLVHRDRDRRLPSSPASSSPKHEDETPKGTPEKASETMEEDTLDDFASEHGASLSMESFTQKSLVSSPEGSEHWVFIERETPRLETVALRKALGVKKEEAHASTSEVKMTVRISEMEMAVGKAKEAAGHREPADAALDTRTRAKMIASPEDFESVWEDEIYEKESRGEPSQDREHLPAESAEEQPQEQGEEATTSEPGLSKPCQQPEERQRARILGPEPPQGESEVASNEHASAASRKQEARVPATATELVKIKVKASEDSLEPSATQRIIYLGDPEGEEKDSKTHLLLETDGRLGLEERPEATVNMSGEGSAHTAPAAEGFQPPSSASQQHRAVSGKPAEALEQPGTGCDGTSPAGHPTSGQEEGLSLQQEEASAGLTGCKAPEGGEALPCSREVGPEEKDLQSPVGGLKLCGLAGDGHGAGEHRGSPVQSLDICTSVEGLSGRTGADGDREESARVVLQMEEIETKLPPSAVPLQGHPHTPAESEGDKPSTPVPVPFPQQSSPVPAEPAPGTEPEGRDLSQGTSPVRGVGTPRDVNPSAEVAREEACCVVGKGAPRDGSPVAEVAILRGTSPEPEEQPQDMGFATWKPHQGASPIARGPPQNTDTAAELIQVRDLATGEVAQDMDAVTARATQSEVPATEELLQEEKPRGKELSQDIGPTSGKLTRDEGCGMEELSHDKSPCMEELPPKAEEPEQQTEAIIRDLPQEGPVAGGLLHAADPKAQEPPWDLDFNVGQDLQGRSPTVGDTARDSDLAPGQPWQGKSPPKEAADVSHSHSPEAGLCQGSKTYQLSIYEGRGQLQVSSETHQIESGSLMCMAGRAGAVSQERGDVPVAPGSWQDNESYRKTSVASKIKMFEQSEAERRAAQEGQEHVPEAETAAKAKGKMSLARDMLLNTGLASPPAVPVTPVGPASSVGSLALGQGAGSGDTAQPLSLKEDVSVDLEHEGEDSADLASPDSGCELTLAEAVSKSQEPSEEEKDLSDPSVKSSLKEENLKAAVPVVFQRAGLREGAEERAKPPRHRAPESDTGDEEQDQEKDSVFLKDNHLAIERKCSSITVSSTSSLEAEVDFTVISDFHGTAFEDISRSLPELDKDKSETEDEGLVSFQHTDKVVPELEEDVKGEEKVTQPSADVSQLEPSAPKADAVTIGLGPGVKKPEADDSAPPGAGTTDAAQVEGGTLGSRDTTATAHAGTAETAQATSDHSTKAGKGAVPVTDLRSLSPVTSGSAGKEVLTSIFSATAETLSTSTTTHVTKTVKGGFSETRIEKRIIITGDEDVDQDQALALAIKEAKLQHPDMLVTKAVVYRETEPSPEERVKKPQES from the exons ATGACGACGGAGACGGGCCCTGGCTCGGAGGTGAGGAACGCCCAGGAGGAGGCtccgcagcagcagctggaggcggCCGTGCAGGACCCCACCGCTGCGGCCACCAACCCCACTGGCCGGGTCGCCGAGGCCAGCGAGAAGGCCAGGGCACAGCCTGATGCCCGAAGTATGGAGCCG GGCTCAGAGATGGAAGAGAAGGACTACAGTGAGACAGATGGGCTCTCTGACAAAACCACCCCCAGCAAGACCCAGAAGTCACCCCAGAAAACCaccaagaaaatgaagagtGCTCTCTGCAGAGTGACCCTGCTCGATGCCTCTGAGTACGAATGCGAGGTGGAG AAGCACGCCCGAGGCCAGGTCCTCTTCGACATGGTGTGTGAGCACCTCAACCTCCTGGAGAAGGACTACTTCGGCCTCACCTTCTGCGACGCGGACAGCCAGAAG AACTGGCTGGACCCCTCCAAGGAGATCAAGAAGCAGATCCGCA GCGGGCCCTGGAACTTTGCCTTCACCGTGAAGTTTtaccctccagaccctgccCAGCTCACGGAGGACATCACCAG ATACTACCTGTGCCTGCAGCTCCGTGCGGACATCATCACGGGGcgcctgccctgctcctttgTCACACACGCCCTGCTGGGCTCCTACGCTGTGCAGGCCGAGCTGGGCGACTATGACGCCGAGGAGCACGTGGCCAACTACGTCAGCGAGCTCCGCTTCGCCCCTAACCAGACgcgggagctggaggagcgCATCATGGAGCTGCACAAGACCTACCG GGGAATGACCCCCGGGGAAGCAGAGATCCACTTCCTGGAGAACGCCAAGAAGCTCTCCATGTACGGGGTGGACCTGCACCACGCCAAG GACTCAGAGGGCATCGACATCATGCTGGGCGTCTGCGCCAACGGCCTCCTCATCTACAGGGACCGGCTGAGGATCAACCGCTTCGCCTGGCCCAAGATCCTCAAAATTTCCTACAAGAGGAGCAACTTCTACATCAAGATCCGCCCGGGCGAG TACGAACAGTTTGAGAGCACCATTGGCTTCAAGCTGCCCAACCACCGCTCTGCCAAGCGTCTCTGGAAGGTCTGCATAGAGCATCACACCTTCTTCAG GCTCGTGTCCCCAGAGCCACCCCCCAAGGGCTTCCTGGTGATGGGCTCCAAGTTCCGCTACAGCGGGCGGACGCAGGCGCAGACGCGGCAGGCCAGTGCCCTCATTGACCGCCCGGCTCCCTTCTTCGAGCGCTCCTCCAGCAAACGGTACACCATGTCTCGCAGCCTTGACGGAG AGTTCTCGCGCCCAGCCTCCGTCAGCGAGAACCACGATGCTGGGGTGGAGGGCGAGAAGCGGGATGAGGACGGTGAGTTTGGCAGCAGGAGACGGTCCGAGACGGAGGACGAGGAGGTGACCACCCCGACGAAGATCAAGGAGCTGAAG TTTTTAGACAAGCCAGAAGATGTTTTACTGAAGCATCAGGCCAGCATCAATGAGCTGAAACGGACCCTGAAGGAGCCCAACAGCAAGCTGGTTCACAGGGACCGGGACAGGAGGCTGCCTTCCTCACCAGCCTCTTCCTCACCCAAGCATGAGGATGAAACACCAAAGGGAACCCCAGAAAAGGCCAGCGAG ACGATGGAAGAGGACACCCTAGACGATTTTGCATCTGAGCACGGAGCTTCCCTAAGCATGGAGTCTTTCACGCAGAAAAGCCTTGTCTCCTCTCCTGAG GGCTCGGAGCATTGGGTATTTATAGAGAGAGAAACTCCTAGGCTGGAAACAGTAGCTCTAAGGAAAGCTCTGGGAGTCAAGAAAGAAGAAGCACATGCAAGTACCTCAGAGGTGAAAATGACTGTGAGGATATCGGAGATGGAGATGGCAGTAGGGAAAGCCAAGGAAGCAGCAGGCCACAGAGAGCCAGCAGATGCAGCCCTGGATACCCGGACGAGAGCAAAAATGATCGCTAGTCCCGAGGATTTTGAGTCTGTCTGGGAGGATGAGATCTATGAGAAGGAAAGCAGGGGGGAGCCCAGCCAGGACAGGGAGCACCTGCCAGCTGAGAGCGCAGAGGAGCAGCCCCAAGAGCAGGGCGAGGAAGCAACCACCAGTGAGCCAGGTCTGTCCAAGCCATGTCAGCAGCCTGAAGAGAGGCAAAGGGCCAGGATTTTGGGTCCAGAGCCTCCCCAGGGAGAAAGCGAGGTGGCCTCCAACGAGCATGCTTCTGCAGCCTCCAGGAAGCAGGAGGCCAGAGTGCCGGCCACAGCCACAGAGCTTGTTAAAATCAAAGTGAAGGCTAGTGAGGACAGCTTGGAGCCTTCTGCAACCCAGAGGATCATCTACTTAGGAGAtccagagggagaggagaaggacaGTAAAACACACCTGCTCTTGGAGACTGATGGACGGCTTGGCTTGGAGGAGAGACCAGAAGCCACTGTGAACATGTCCGGGGAGGGATCTGCGCACACAGCACCTGCGGCAGAAGGGTTCCAACCCCCTTCCTCAGCAAGTCAGCAACACAGGGCAGTGTCTGGAAAACCTGCTGAAGCACTGGAGCAGCCCGGGACAGGCTGCGATGGGACCAGCCCAGCAGGACATCCCACCtctgggcaggaggaagggctgTCCCTACAGCAAGAGGAAGCATCTGCTGGGCTGACAGGCTGCAAAGCACCCGAGGGAGGCGAAGCCCTACCGTGTTCCCGAGAGGTGGGACCAGAGGAGAAGGATCTGCAAAGCCCAGTGGGAGGCTTGAAGCTGTGTGGCCTGGCAGGGGATGGCCACGGGGCTGGGGAGCACAGAGGGAGCCCAGTACAGAGCCTGGACATCTGCACGTCAGTGGAGGGGCTCTCAGGAAGGACTGGAGCAGATGGCGACAGGGAGGAAAGTGCCAGAGTGGTTCTTCAGATGGAAGAGATAGAGACCAAGTTGCCTCCATCAGCTGTGCCTCTGCAGGGCCATCCTCACACCCCCGCGGAGTCGGAGGGGGATAAACCCAGCACTCCTGTCCCCGTGCCCTTTCCCCAGCAatccagccctgtccctgcgGAGCCGGCCCCAGGCACGGAGCCTGAGGGCAGAGACCTGTCCCAGGGCACCAGCCCTGTAAGAGGTGTGGGCACACCCAGGGATGTGAACCCCTCAGCGGAGGTGGCACGTGAGGAGGCATGCTGTGTGGTAGGCAAAGGAGCACCCAGGGATGGGAGCCCTGTAGCAGAGGTGGCAATACTCAGAGGCACCAGTCCTGAACCTGAAGAGCAACCCCAAGACATGGGCTTTGCTACATGGAAACCACACCAAGGTGCAAGTCCCATTGCGAGAGGGCCACCCCAAAACACAGacactgcagcagagctgatcCAGGTCAGAGACCTGGCCACAGGGGAGGTGGCCCAGGACATGGATGCTGTGACAGCAAGGGCAACCCAGAGCGAAGTCCCTGCCACAGAAGAGCTGCTCCAGGAGGAGAAGCCCAGGGGAAAAGAGCTCTCCCAGGACATAGGGCCCACATCAGGGAAGCTGACCAGAGACGAAGGCTGTGGGATGGAAGAATTGTCCCATGACAAAAGCCCTTGCATGGAAGAGCTGCCTCCCAAGGCAGAAGAACCAGAACAGCAGACTGAGGCCATCATAAGAGACCTGCCCCAAGAGGGTCCTGTGGCTGGAGGGCTGCTCCACGCTGCAGATCCCAAAGCGCAAGAGCCACCTTGGGACTTGGACTTTAATGTGGGACAAGAtctgcagggcaggagcccTACAGTAGGAGACACCGCCAGGGACAGTGACCTTGCTCCAGGGCAGCCTTGGCAGGGTAAGTCTCCTCCCAAAGAAGCTGCTGATGTCTCACACTCCCACTCCCCTGAAGCAGGATTGTGTCAAGGAAGCAAGACGTACCAGCTGTCTATCTATGAAGGCAGGGGACAGCTGCAAGTGAGCAGTGAGACACATCAAATAGAGTCTGGGTCATTGATGTGCAtggctgggagggcaggagctgtGTCCCAGGAGCGTGGAGATGTCCCTGTGGCCCCAGGCAGCTGGCAGGACAACGAGAGCTACAGGAAAACCTCAGTGGCCTCTAAGATTAAGATGTTTGAGCAAAGTGAAGCAGAGCGAAGGGCAGCccaggaggggcaagagcacGTGCCTGAAGCTgagacagcagcaaaagcaaaggggaagATGAGTCTGGCACGGGACATGCTTTTGAACACAGGTCTGGCTTCACCACCAGCAGTGCCGGTCACTCCAGTGGGACCTGCCTCCAGTGTGGGCTCCCTGGCCCTCGGGCAAGGGGCTGGTTCAGGAGACACCGCCCAGCCTCTCTCCCTGAAGGAAGATGTTTCTGTTGACCTGGAGCACGAAGGAGAAGACAGTGCTGATCTGGCCTCCCCGGACTCTGGCTGCGAGCTCACACTGGCAGAAGCCGTG AGCAAATCTCAGGAACcaagtgaggaagaaaaggatttatCTGACCCGTCAGTAAAATCCAGCCTGAAGGAAGAGAATTTAAAGGCTGCTGTTCCAGTGGTCTTCCAG AGAGCAGGCTTGAGGGAGGGCGCCGAGGAGAGAGCTAAGCCGCCTCGGCACAGGGCTCCCGAGAGTGACACCGGCGATGAGGAGCAGGACCAGGAGAAGGACTCAGTCTTTCTGAAGGACAACCACCTGGCCATCGAGCGCAAGTGCTCCAGCATCACAGTCAGTTCAACCTCCAGCCTGGAAGCAGAGGTGGATTTCACAGTGATCAGTGACTTCCACGGCACGGCCTTTGAGGACATCTCCCGGAGCCTGCCCGAGCTGGACAAGGACAAGAGCGAAACGGAAGATGAAGGCCTGGTTTCCTTCCAGCACACTGACAAAGTAGTTCCTGAACTGGAAGAGGATGTCAAAGGCGAGGAGAAGGTCACCCAGCCCAGCGCAGATGTCTCCCAGCTAGAG CCATCAGCCCCAAAAGCGGACGCCGTGACCATCGGCCTGGGGCCGGGCGTGAAGAAGCCTGAAGCAGATGACTCCGCtccccccggggctggcaccACAGATGCAGCCCAG GTGGAAGGAGGCACCCTGGGCAGCAGGGACACCACGGCCACTGCTCACGCTGGCACCGCAGAGACGGCACAGGCGACCTCA GATCACAGCACCAAGGCTGGGAAAGGGGCCGTTCCCGTGACAGACCTTCGCTCCCTCTCACCG GTCACCAGCGGCTCCGCTGGGAAGGAAGTGCTCACCAGCATATTCAGTGCCACTGCAGAAACCCTCTCCACTTCCACCACTACCCATGTCACCAAG ACTGTGAAAGGAGGGTTTTCAGAGACCCGGATAGAGAAGCGCATCATTATCACGGGAGATGAAGACGTGGACCAGGACCAG GCACTGGCTTTAGCAATCAAAGAGGCAAAACTACAGCATCCCGACATGCTGGTAACCAAAGCTGTGGTGTACAGAGAAACAGAGCCTTCTCCAGAGGAAAGGGTCAAGAAACCTCAG GAATCTTGA
- the EPB41L1 gene encoding band 4.1-like protein 1 isoform X3, whose translation MTTETGPGSEVRNAQEEAPQQQLEAAVQDPTAAATNPTGRVAEASEKARAQPDARSMEPGSEMEEKDYSETDGLSDKTTPSKTQKSPQKTTKKMKSALCRVTLLDASEYECEVEKHARGQVLFDMVCEHLNLLEKDYFGLTFCDADSQKNWLDPSKEIKKQIRSGPWNFAFTVKFYPPDPAQLTEDITRYYLCLQLRADIITGRLPCSFVTHALLGSYAVQAELGDYDAEEHVANYVSELRFAPNQTRELEERIMELHKTYRGMTPGEAEIHFLENAKKLSMYGVDLHHAKDSEGIDIMLGVCANGLLIYRDRLRINRFAWPKILKISYKRSNFYIKIRPGEYEQFESTIGFKLPNHRSAKRLWKVCIEHHTFFRLVSPEPPPKGFLVMGSKFRYSGRTQAQTRQASALIDRPAPFFERSSSKRYTMSRSLDGEFSRPASVSENHDAGVEGEKRDEDGEFGSRRRSETEDEEVTTPTKIKELKFLDKPEDVLLKHQASINELKRTLKEPNSKLVHRDRDRRLPSSPASSSPKHEDETPKGTPEKASETMEEDTLDDFASEHGASLSMESFTQKSLVSSPEGSEHWVFIERETPRLETVALRKALGVKKEEAHASTSEVKMTVRISEMEMAVGKAKEAAGHREPADAALDTRTRAKMIASPEDFESVWEDEIYEKESRGEPSQDREHLPAESAEEQPQEQGEEATTSEPGLSKPCQQPEERQRARILGPEPPQGESEVASNEHASAASRKQEARVPATATELVKIKVKASEDSLEPSATQRIIYLGDPEGEEKDSKTHLLLETDGRLGLEERPEATVNMSGEGSAHTAPAAEGFQPPSSASQQHRAVSGKPAEALEQPGTGCDGTSPAGHPTSGQEEGLSLQQEEASAGLTGCKAPEGGEALPCSREVGPEEKDLQSPVGGLKLCGLAGDGHGAGEHRGSPVQSLDICTSVEGLSGRTGADGDREESARVVLQMEEIETKLPPSAVPLQGHPHTPAESEGDKPSTPVPVPFPQQSSPVPAEPAPGTEPEGRDLSQGTSPVRGVGTPRDVNPSAEVAREEACCVVGKGAPRDGSPVAEVAILRGTSPEPEEQPQDMGFATWKPHQGASPIARGPPQNTDTAAELIQVRDLATGEVAQDMDAVTARATQSEVPATEELLQEEKPRGKELSQDIGPTSGKLTRDEGCGMEELSHDKSPCMEELPPKAEEPEQQTEAIIRDLPQEGPVAGGLLHAADPKAQEPPWDLDFNVGQDLQGRSPTVGDTARDSDLAPGQPWQGKSPPKEAADVSHSHSPEAGLCQGSKTYQLSIYEGRGQLQVSSETHQIESGSLMCMAGRAGAVSQERGDVPVAPGSWQDNESYRKTSVASKIKMFEQSEAERRAAQEGQEHVPEAETAAKAKGKMSLARDMLLNTGLASPPAVPVTPVGPASSVGSLALGQGAGSGDTAQPLSLKEDVSVDLEHEGEDSADLASPDSGCELTLAEAVSKSQEPSEEEKDLSDPSVKSSLKEENLKAAVPVVFQRAGLREGAEERAKPPRHRAPESDTGDEEQDQEKDSVFLKDNHLAIERKCSSITVSSTSSLEAEVDFTVISDFHGTAFEDISRSLPELDKDKSETEDEGLVSFQHTDKVVPELEEDVKGEEKVTQPSADVSQLEPSAPKADAVTIGLGPGVKKPEADDSAPPGAGTTDAAQDHSTKAGKGAVPVTDLRSLSPVTSGSAGKEVLTSIFSATAETLSTSTTTHVTKTVKGGFSETRIEKRIIITGDEDVDQDQALALAIKEAKLQHPDMLVTKAVVYRETEPSPEERVKKPQES comes from the exons ATGACGACGGAGACGGGCCCTGGCTCGGAGGTGAGGAACGCCCAGGAGGAGGCtccgcagcagcagctggaggcggCCGTGCAGGACCCCACCGCTGCGGCCACCAACCCCACTGGCCGGGTCGCCGAGGCCAGCGAGAAGGCCAGGGCACAGCCTGATGCCCGAAGTATGGAGCCG GGCTCAGAGATGGAAGAGAAGGACTACAGTGAGACAGATGGGCTCTCTGACAAAACCACCCCCAGCAAGACCCAGAAGTCACCCCAGAAAACCaccaagaaaatgaagagtGCTCTCTGCAGAGTGACCCTGCTCGATGCCTCTGAGTACGAATGCGAGGTGGAG AAGCACGCCCGAGGCCAGGTCCTCTTCGACATGGTGTGTGAGCACCTCAACCTCCTGGAGAAGGACTACTTCGGCCTCACCTTCTGCGACGCGGACAGCCAGAAG AACTGGCTGGACCCCTCCAAGGAGATCAAGAAGCAGATCCGCA GCGGGCCCTGGAACTTTGCCTTCACCGTGAAGTTTtaccctccagaccctgccCAGCTCACGGAGGACATCACCAG ATACTACCTGTGCCTGCAGCTCCGTGCGGACATCATCACGGGGcgcctgccctgctcctttgTCACACACGCCCTGCTGGGCTCCTACGCTGTGCAGGCCGAGCTGGGCGACTATGACGCCGAGGAGCACGTGGCCAACTACGTCAGCGAGCTCCGCTTCGCCCCTAACCAGACgcgggagctggaggagcgCATCATGGAGCTGCACAAGACCTACCG GGGAATGACCCCCGGGGAAGCAGAGATCCACTTCCTGGAGAACGCCAAGAAGCTCTCCATGTACGGGGTGGACCTGCACCACGCCAAG GACTCAGAGGGCATCGACATCATGCTGGGCGTCTGCGCCAACGGCCTCCTCATCTACAGGGACCGGCTGAGGATCAACCGCTTCGCCTGGCCCAAGATCCTCAAAATTTCCTACAAGAGGAGCAACTTCTACATCAAGATCCGCCCGGGCGAG TACGAACAGTTTGAGAGCACCATTGGCTTCAAGCTGCCCAACCACCGCTCTGCCAAGCGTCTCTGGAAGGTCTGCATAGAGCATCACACCTTCTTCAG GCTCGTGTCCCCAGAGCCACCCCCCAAGGGCTTCCTGGTGATGGGCTCCAAGTTCCGCTACAGCGGGCGGACGCAGGCGCAGACGCGGCAGGCCAGTGCCCTCATTGACCGCCCGGCTCCCTTCTTCGAGCGCTCCTCCAGCAAACGGTACACCATGTCTCGCAGCCTTGACGGAG AGTTCTCGCGCCCAGCCTCCGTCAGCGAGAACCACGATGCTGGGGTGGAGGGCGAGAAGCGGGATGAGGACGGTGAGTTTGGCAGCAGGAGACGGTCCGAGACGGAGGACGAGGAGGTGACCACCCCGACGAAGATCAAGGAGCTGAAG TTTTTAGACAAGCCAGAAGATGTTTTACTGAAGCATCAGGCCAGCATCAATGAGCTGAAACGGACCCTGAAGGAGCCCAACAGCAAGCTGGTTCACAGGGACCGGGACAGGAGGCTGCCTTCCTCACCAGCCTCTTCCTCACCCAAGCATGAGGATGAAACACCAAAGGGAACCCCAGAAAAGGCCAGCGAG ACGATGGAAGAGGACACCCTAGACGATTTTGCATCTGAGCACGGAGCTTCCCTAAGCATGGAGTCTTTCACGCAGAAAAGCCTTGTCTCCTCTCCTGAG GGCTCGGAGCATTGGGTATTTATAGAGAGAGAAACTCCTAGGCTGGAAACAGTAGCTCTAAGGAAAGCTCTGGGAGTCAAGAAAGAAGAAGCACATGCAAGTACCTCAGAGGTGAAAATGACTGTGAGGATATCGGAGATGGAGATGGCAGTAGGGAAAGCCAAGGAAGCAGCAGGCCACAGAGAGCCAGCAGATGCAGCCCTGGATACCCGGACGAGAGCAAAAATGATCGCTAGTCCCGAGGATTTTGAGTCTGTCTGGGAGGATGAGATCTATGAGAAGGAAAGCAGGGGGGAGCCCAGCCAGGACAGGGAGCACCTGCCAGCTGAGAGCGCAGAGGAGCAGCCCCAAGAGCAGGGCGAGGAAGCAACCACCAGTGAGCCAGGTCTGTCCAAGCCATGTCAGCAGCCTGAAGAGAGGCAAAGGGCCAGGATTTTGGGTCCAGAGCCTCCCCAGGGAGAAAGCGAGGTGGCCTCCAACGAGCATGCTTCTGCAGCCTCCAGGAAGCAGGAGGCCAGAGTGCCGGCCACAGCCACAGAGCTTGTTAAAATCAAAGTGAAGGCTAGTGAGGACAGCTTGGAGCCTTCTGCAACCCAGAGGATCATCTACTTAGGAGAtccagagggagaggagaaggacaGTAAAACACACCTGCTCTTGGAGACTGATGGACGGCTTGGCTTGGAGGAGAGACCAGAAGCCACTGTGAACATGTCCGGGGAGGGATCTGCGCACACAGCACCTGCGGCAGAAGGGTTCCAACCCCCTTCCTCAGCAAGTCAGCAACACAGGGCAGTGTCTGGAAAACCTGCTGAAGCACTGGAGCAGCCCGGGACAGGCTGCGATGGGACCAGCCCAGCAGGACATCCCACCtctgggcaggaggaagggctgTCCCTACAGCAAGAGGAAGCATCTGCTGGGCTGACAGGCTGCAAAGCACCCGAGGGAGGCGAAGCCCTACCGTGTTCCCGAGAGGTGGGACCAGAGGAGAAGGATCTGCAAAGCCCAGTGGGAGGCTTGAAGCTGTGTGGCCTGGCAGGGGATGGCCACGGGGCTGGGGAGCACAGAGGGAGCCCAGTACAGAGCCTGGACATCTGCACGTCAGTGGAGGGGCTCTCAGGAAGGACTGGAGCAGATGGCGACAGGGAGGAAAGTGCCAGAGTGGTTCTTCAGATGGAAGAGATAGAGACCAAGTTGCCTCCATCAGCTGTGCCTCTGCAGGGCCATCCTCACACCCCCGCGGAGTCGGAGGGGGATAAACCCAGCACTCCTGTCCCCGTGCCCTTTCCCCAGCAatccagccctgtccctgcgGAGCCGGCCCCAGGCACGGAGCCTGAGGGCAGAGACCTGTCCCAGGGCACCAGCCCTGTAAGAGGTGTGGGCACACCCAGGGATGTGAACCCCTCAGCGGAGGTGGCACGTGAGGAGGCATGCTGTGTGGTAGGCAAAGGAGCACCCAGGGATGGGAGCCCTGTAGCAGAGGTGGCAATACTCAGAGGCACCAGTCCTGAACCTGAAGAGCAACCCCAAGACATGGGCTTTGCTACATGGAAACCACACCAAGGTGCAAGTCCCATTGCGAGAGGGCCACCCCAAAACACAGacactgcagcagagctgatcCAGGTCAGAGACCTGGCCACAGGGGAGGTGGCCCAGGACATGGATGCTGTGACAGCAAGGGCAACCCAGAGCGAAGTCCCTGCCACAGAAGAGCTGCTCCAGGAGGAGAAGCCCAGGGGAAAAGAGCTCTCCCAGGACATAGGGCCCACATCAGGGAAGCTGACCAGAGACGAAGGCTGTGGGATGGAAGAATTGTCCCATGACAAAAGCCCTTGCATGGAAGAGCTGCCTCCCAAGGCAGAAGAACCAGAACAGCAGACTGAGGCCATCATAAGAGACCTGCCCCAAGAGGGTCCTGTGGCTGGAGGGCTGCTCCACGCTGCAGATCCCAAAGCGCAAGAGCCACCTTGGGACTTGGACTTTAATGTGGGACAAGAtctgcagggcaggagcccTACAGTAGGAGACACCGCCAGGGACAGTGACCTTGCTCCAGGGCAGCCTTGGCAGGGTAAGTCTCCTCCCAAAGAAGCTGCTGATGTCTCACACTCCCACTCCCCTGAAGCAGGATTGTGTCAAGGAAGCAAGACGTACCAGCTGTCTATCTATGAAGGCAGGGGACAGCTGCAAGTGAGCAGTGAGACACATCAAATAGAGTCTGGGTCATTGATGTGCAtggctgggagggcaggagctgtGTCCCAGGAGCGTGGAGATGTCCCTGTGGCCCCAGGCAGCTGGCAGGACAACGAGAGCTACAGGAAAACCTCAGTGGCCTCTAAGATTAAGATGTTTGAGCAAAGTGAAGCAGAGCGAAGGGCAGCccaggaggggcaagagcacGTGCCTGAAGCTgagacagcagcaaaagcaaaggggaagATGAGTCTGGCACGGGACATGCTTTTGAACACAGGTCTGGCTTCACCACCAGCAGTGCCGGTCACTCCAGTGGGACCTGCCTCCAGTGTGGGCTCCCTGGCCCTCGGGCAAGGGGCTGGTTCAGGAGACACCGCCCAGCCTCTCTCCCTGAAGGAAGATGTTTCTGTTGACCTGGAGCACGAAGGAGAAGACAGTGCTGATCTGGCCTCCCCGGACTCTGGCTGCGAGCTCACACTGGCAGAAGCCGTG AGCAAATCTCAGGAACcaagtgaggaagaaaaggatttatCTGACCCGTCAGTAAAATCCAGCCTGAAGGAAGAGAATTTAAAGGCTGCTGTTCCAGTGGTCTTCCAG AGAGCAGGCTTGAGGGAGGGCGCCGAGGAGAGAGCTAAGCCGCCTCGGCACAGGGCTCCCGAGAGTGACACCGGCGATGAGGAGCAGGACCAGGAGAAGGACTCAGTCTTTCTGAAGGACAACCACCTGGCCATCGAGCGCAAGTGCTCCAGCATCACAGTCAGTTCAACCTCCAGCCTGGAAGCAGAGGTGGATTTCACAGTGATCAGTGACTTCCACGGCACGGCCTTTGAGGACATCTCCCGGAGCCTGCCCGAGCTGGACAAGGACAAGAGCGAAACGGAAGATGAAGGCCTGGTTTCCTTCCAGCACACTGACAAAGTAGTTCCTGAACTGGAAGAGGATGTCAAAGGCGAGGAGAAGGTCACCCAGCCCAGCGCAGATGTCTCCCAGCTAGAG CCATCAGCCCCAAAAGCGGACGCCGTGACCATCGGCCTGGGGCCGGGCGTGAAGAAGCCTGAAGCAGATGACTCCGCtccccccggggctggcaccACAGATGCAGCCCAG GATCACAGCACCAAGGCTGGGAAAGGGGCCGTTCCCGTGACAGACCTTCGCTCCCTCTCACCG GTCACCAGCGGCTCCGCTGGGAAGGAAGTGCTCACCAGCATATTCAGTGCCACTGCAGAAACCCTCTCCACTTCCACCACTACCCATGTCACCAAG ACTGTGAAAGGAGGGTTTTCAGAGACCCGGATAGAGAAGCGCATCATTATCACGGGAGATGAAGACGTGGACCAGGACCAG GCACTGGCTTTAGCAATCAAAGAGGCAAAACTACAGCATCCCGACATGCTGGTAACCAAAGCTGTGGTGTACAGAGAAACAGAGCCTTCTCCAGAGGAAAGGGTCAAGAAACCTCAG GAATCTTGA